From the Vespa velutina chromosome 16, iVesVel2.1, whole genome shotgun sequence genome, one window contains:
- the LOC124954780 gene encoding protein angel isoform X2: MVWNTTNHNEIFHMLELPLQHSLFGYHCKSASVPEILFSTYSNIIESMVNPMTHQEFKKNIMEPLLETCYTANSNSATCDIPYNISNTKVVSHRGTDTMANEMAINSCMEHTSLQQRTIIDKQNYNTIRKWKRLGKGKLQVDGDDAFVFRILSFNILAQNLLEAHPYLYMQHDREALSWDIRKPLLLQEILEAQADVICLQEMQEKYLNEFLKPFKELGYKYLYKKRTNDKEDGLLLLYHSDQFNLVDYMKVEFYQPGIELLNRDNVGIVAKLSFRDSPNTQIVVATTHLLFNPRRNDIRLAQTQLLLTEIEKIAFIENTALGPKYLPIIFSGDFNLKPYTGVYKFITEGSFEYYGKGKNLEPTEFRALSYLLIPPLLHITDNCQYFHLLIKRLKENITGDAEKKDTKYADKQDTSYGVAVFKQTEFDTKKIEPQLIEITQNNYVKFSSGRLTHPFNLHSVYKHTNKHGKKEVTTNQGEWITVDYIFYSDLEPIDIYTLPTVEKCKDLPTIPNFAVGSDHLCLGASFKILKKK, from the exons ATGGTGTGGAATACTACAAATCACAATGAA ATCTTTCACATGCTCGAGTTGCCCCTGCAACACTCACTTTTCGGATATCATTGCAAAAGTGCATCAGTTCCAGAAATACTATTTTCAACATACTCAAACATAATTGAATCCATGGTTAATCCAATGACACATCaagaatttaagaaaaatattatggaACCTCTTTTGGAGACTTGTTATACTGCAAATAGTAATTCAGCAACCTGTGATATAccgtataatatttctaatacaaAGGTGGTAAGTCATAGAGGCACTGACACAATGGCAAATGAAATGGCTATTAATTCATGTATGGAACATACATCTTTACAACAAAGAACTATTATCGATAAgcaaaattataatacgataAGGAAATGGAAGAGATTGGGAAAAg GGAAACTACAGGTAGATGGAGATGATGCATTTGTGTTTAGAATATTGTCTTTCAATATTCTTGCACAAAATCTTTTAGAAGCTCatccatatttatatatgcaacATGATAGAGAAGCATTATCTTGGGATATACGAAAGCCCCTTTTGTTACAAGAAATACTTGAAGCACAGGCTGAT GTTATATGTCTCCAAGAGATgcaggaaaaatatttaaatgaatttttaaaaccTTTTAAAGAACTtggatataaatatctttacaaGAAACGGACTAATGATAAAGAGGATGGCTTACTATTGTTGTATCATTCTGATCAATTCAATTTGGTAGATTACATGAAAGTAGAATTTTATCAACCAGGCATAGAACTCCTTAACAGAGACAATGTTGGGATAGTTGCAAAATTATCATTTCGTGACAGTCCAAATACGCAGATTGTTGTAGCTACTACCCACTTGCTTTTTAATCCAAGACGAAATGATATAAGATTAGCACAAACTCAACTACTACTtacagaaatagaaaaaattgcatttattgaaaatacagc ATTGGGCCCTAAATATCTACCTATTATTTTTTCGGGTGATTTTAATTTGAAGCCTTATACAGgcgtttataaatttataactgAGGGATCTTTTGAATATTATGGTAAAGGCAAAAATCTGGAACCTACTGAATTTCGtgctttatcttatttattaatacctCCACTATTACATATTACGGATAACTGTCAATATTTTCATCtcttaataaaaagattaaaagaaaatattactgGAGATGCAGAg aaaaaggaCACTAAATATGCTGATAAACAAGATACATCATATGGCGTAGCTGTATTTAAACAAACTGAATTTGatacaaagaaaattgaaCCTCAACTTATTGAAATAACGCAAAATAATTATGTCAAATTTTCATCTGGCAGATTAACACATCCTTTTAATTTGCATAGTGTTTATaaacatacaaacaaacatggaaaaaaagaagtaacaaCTAATCAAGGGGAATGGATTACagttgattatatattttatagtgaTCTTGAAccaatagatatatacaccTTGCCAACTGTGGAAAAATGTAAAGATTTACCTACTATACCTAACTTTGCTGTTGGAAGTGATCATTTATGCTTAGGGGCTAGTTTTaagatattgaagaaaaaataa
- the LOC124954780 gene encoding protein angel isoform X3 yields the protein MLELPLQHSLFGYHCKSASVPEILFSTYSNIIESMVNPMTHQEFKKNIMEPLLETCYTANSNSATCDIPYNISNTKVVSHRGTDTMANEMAINSCMEHTSLQQRTIIDKQNYNTIRKWKRLGKGKLQVDGDDAFVFRILSFNILAQNLLEAHPYLYMQHDREALSWDIRKPLLLQEILEAQADVICLQEMQEKYLNEFLKPFKELGYKYLYKKRTNDKEDGLLLLYHSDQFNLVDYMKVEFYQPGIELLNRDNVGIVAKLSFRDSPNTQIVVATTHLLFNPRRNDIRLAQTQLLLTEIEKIAFIENTALGPKYLPIIFSGDFNLKPYTGVYKFITEGSFEYYGKGKNLEPTEFRALSYLLIPPLLHITDNCQYFHLLIKRLKENITGDAEKKDTKYADKQDTSYGVAVFKQTEFDTKKIEPQLIEITQNNYVKFSSGRLTHPFNLHSVYKHTNKHGKKEVTTNQGEWITVDYIFYSDLEPIDIYTLPTVEKCKDLPTIPNFAVGSDHLCLGASFKILKKK from the exons ATGCTCGAGTTGCCCCTGCAACACTCACTTTTCGGATATCATTGCAAAAGTGCATCAGTTCCAGAAATACTATTTTCAACATACTCAAACATAATTGAATCCATGGTTAATCCAATGACACATCaagaatttaagaaaaatattatggaACCTCTTTTGGAGACTTGTTATACTGCAAATAGTAATTCAGCAACCTGTGATATAccgtataatatttctaatacaaAGGTGGTAAGTCATAGAGGCACTGACACAATGGCAAATGAAATGGCTATTAATTCATGTATGGAACATACATCTTTACAACAAAGAACTATTATCGATAAgcaaaattataatacgataAGGAAATGGAAGAGATTGGGAAAAg GGAAACTACAGGTAGATGGAGATGATGCATTTGTGTTTAGAATATTGTCTTTCAATATTCTTGCACAAAATCTTTTAGAAGCTCatccatatttatatatgcaacATGATAGAGAAGCATTATCTTGGGATATACGAAAGCCCCTTTTGTTACAAGAAATACTTGAAGCACAGGCTGAT GTTATATGTCTCCAAGAGATgcaggaaaaatatttaaatgaatttttaaaaccTTTTAAAGAACTtggatataaatatctttacaaGAAACGGACTAATGATAAAGAGGATGGCTTACTATTGTTGTATCATTCTGATCAATTCAATTTGGTAGATTACATGAAAGTAGAATTTTATCAACCAGGCATAGAACTCCTTAACAGAGACAATGTTGGGATAGTTGCAAAATTATCATTTCGTGACAGTCCAAATACGCAGATTGTTGTAGCTACTACCCACTTGCTTTTTAATCCAAGACGAAATGATATAAGATTAGCACAAACTCAACTACTACTtacagaaatagaaaaaattgcatttattgaaaatacagc ATTGGGCCCTAAATATCTACCTATTATTTTTTCGGGTGATTTTAATTTGAAGCCTTATACAGgcgtttataaatttataactgAGGGATCTTTTGAATATTATGGTAAAGGCAAAAATCTGGAACCTACTGAATTTCGtgctttatcttatttattaatacctCCACTATTACATATTACGGATAACTGTCAATATTTTCATCtcttaataaaaagattaaaagaaaatattactgGAGATGCAGAg aaaaaggaCACTAAATATGCTGATAAACAAGATACATCATATGGCGTAGCTGTATTTAAACAAACTGAATTTGatacaaagaaaattgaaCCTCAACTTATTGAAATAACGCAAAATAATTATGTCAAATTTTCATCTGGCAGATTAACACATCCTTTTAATTTGCATAGTGTTTATaaacatacaaacaaacatggaaaaaaagaagtaacaaCTAATCAAGGGGAATGGATTACagttgattatatattttatagtgaTCTTGAAccaatagatatatacaccTTGCCAACTGTGGAAAAATGTAAAGATTTACCTACTATACCTAACTTTGCTGTTGGAAGTGATCATTTATGCTTAGGGGCTAGTTTTaagatattgaagaaaaaataa
- the LOC124954780 gene encoding protein angel isoform X1 — MNATRLLSTVSITSVTRNIHIILSRQEQKIFHMLELPLQHSLFGYHCKSASVPEILFSTYSNIIESMVNPMTHQEFKKNIMEPLLETCYTANSNSATCDIPYNISNTKVVSHRGTDTMANEMAINSCMEHTSLQQRTIIDKQNYNTIRKWKRLGKGKLQVDGDDAFVFRILSFNILAQNLLEAHPYLYMQHDREALSWDIRKPLLLQEILEAQADVICLQEMQEKYLNEFLKPFKELGYKYLYKKRTNDKEDGLLLLYHSDQFNLVDYMKVEFYQPGIELLNRDNVGIVAKLSFRDSPNTQIVVATTHLLFNPRRNDIRLAQTQLLLTEIEKIAFIENTALGPKYLPIIFSGDFNLKPYTGVYKFITEGSFEYYGKGKNLEPTEFRALSYLLIPPLLHITDNCQYFHLLIKRLKENITGDAEKKDTKYADKQDTSYGVAVFKQTEFDTKKIEPQLIEITQNNYVKFSSGRLTHPFNLHSVYKHTNKHGKKEVTTNQGEWITVDYIFYSDLEPIDIYTLPTVEKCKDLPTIPNFAVGSDHLCLGASFKILKKK; from the exons atgaaCGCAACAAGATTATTATCTACTGTCTCTATAACAAGTGTTACTCGTAATATTCATATCATACTGTCTCGTCAGGAACAAAAG ATCTTTCACATGCTCGAGTTGCCCCTGCAACACTCACTTTTCGGATATCATTGCAAAAGTGCATCAGTTCCAGAAATACTATTTTCAACATACTCAAACATAATTGAATCCATGGTTAATCCAATGACACATCaagaatttaagaaaaatattatggaACCTCTTTTGGAGACTTGTTATACTGCAAATAGTAATTCAGCAACCTGTGATATAccgtataatatttctaatacaaAGGTGGTAAGTCATAGAGGCACTGACACAATGGCAAATGAAATGGCTATTAATTCATGTATGGAACATACATCTTTACAACAAAGAACTATTATCGATAAgcaaaattataatacgataAGGAAATGGAAGAGATTGGGAAAAg GGAAACTACAGGTAGATGGAGATGATGCATTTGTGTTTAGAATATTGTCTTTCAATATTCTTGCACAAAATCTTTTAGAAGCTCatccatatttatatatgcaacATGATAGAGAAGCATTATCTTGGGATATACGAAAGCCCCTTTTGTTACAAGAAATACTTGAAGCACAGGCTGAT GTTATATGTCTCCAAGAGATgcaggaaaaatatttaaatgaatttttaaaaccTTTTAAAGAACTtggatataaatatctttacaaGAAACGGACTAATGATAAAGAGGATGGCTTACTATTGTTGTATCATTCTGATCAATTCAATTTGGTAGATTACATGAAAGTAGAATTTTATCAACCAGGCATAGAACTCCTTAACAGAGACAATGTTGGGATAGTTGCAAAATTATCATTTCGTGACAGTCCAAATACGCAGATTGTTGTAGCTACTACCCACTTGCTTTTTAATCCAAGACGAAATGATATAAGATTAGCACAAACTCAACTACTACTtacagaaatagaaaaaattgcatttattgaaaatacagc ATTGGGCCCTAAATATCTACCTATTATTTTTTCGGGTGATTTTAATTTGAAGCCTTATACAGgcgtttataaatttataactgAGGGATCTTTTGAATATTATGGTAAAGGCAAAAATCTGGAACCTACTGAATTTCGtgctttatcttatttattaatacctCCACTATTACATATTACGGATAACTGTCAATATTTTCATCtcttaataaaaagattaaaagaaaatattactgGAGATGCAGAg aaaaaggaCACTAAATATGCTGATAAACAAGATACATCATATGGCGTAGCTGTATTTAAACAAACTGAATTTGatacaaagaaaattgaaCCTCAACTTATTGAAATAACGCAAAATAATTATGTCAAATTTTCATCTGGCAGATTAACACATCCTTTTAATTTGCATAGTGTTTATaaacatacaaacaaacatggaaaaaaagaagtaacaaCTAATCAAGGGGAATGGATTACagttgattatatattttatagtgaTCTTGAAccaatagatatatacaccTTGCCAACTGTGGAAAAATGTAAAGATTTACCTACTATACCTAACTTTGCTGTTGGAAGTGATCATTTATGCTTAGGGGCTAGTTTTaagatattgaagaaaaaataa